From the genome of Kluyveromyces lactis strain NRRL Y-1140 chromosome F complete sequence:
TGCACAGAAGTCAATCATGTTATGGTAGCGCGCTTGAGGCAGCAAAATTAGCACTAGAAGCTGCTACTGACAATCAAGGTGGTAAGATTATAGCCTGTTTGAATACTTTGCCAACAACTGGTCGTGGTAATCTGTCTCTAATGAGAGATGATGGATTGAAAAAGCATTTGAGATGTGAAGATGAGTTTTACAAGAAATTAGCtcatgatttcttgaagtcCTGGATTGGAATAGATCTTTTCGTTACTTCTACAGCATATATCGATCTTGCAATAACATCTTACCCTGTAATTGCAACCTCTGGGCATCTACACCACTATTCgaatttcaacatcaataaggatgaattcaaatttgtTAATGACATTTTAGGGAGTGTGAAATGCACAGTCGGGTATCAAGGTATGCTAAAAGTGCGTTGTTCCTCCGGACTGTCAGTTTACAACTATTATTCGGAGAGTGTAAAGAATACTGATGAGGACCCTGTAATCCCTGTACTCACCAGAGATCAAAAGTTCGACGTGCTATTCAAGTACGATGACACTCTAAAGGTCGGAGAAGATATATGCTTCCAAGCAGCTCTATTGTATACTGATATCGATGGTGTACGTAAAGTACGTGCAATTAATACTAATGCAGCTGTCAACTCGAACGTAATCGAAGTCTTCAAGTTTATAAACCAAGATGTGGTGAGTAGCATAATGATCAAAGATGTGCTAGCCACATTGGAAGACTgtaatttcaatgaaattaGGAAGAACATTGACCGCAAgatcattgaaatctttacaCAATACAGAGCACTGTGTGGCGGTTCTTCTGGGGGGCAATTAATCTTACcagattctttgaaaactttgCCCATGTACATGCTAGCATTTGAGAAAAGTGAATTAATGAAACAGAACAAATCCAGCTCAAGAGGTAATGAGAGATTCTATGATTATTACAAACTTCTCTTCTATGGAGCTTCGCAACTTTCATACAAGCTTTATCCACAGATTATCCCATTGCATGATTCCTTGAACGAAGACGATTTGAGTTTCTACGATGATAAAATGCAACTCTTGCAATTCAATAATATAGAAACCTTATCAGTACGTTCTAGTCATCGGCAATTGATAAATGGTGGCTGTTACCTAATTTTCCAAGGTGAATCTTGTTTCCTATGGATGAATGAAAACACAAATCTTATGTTAATACGTGATTTGTTATCATACGAGGGACCAATCAACCAACTGGATATATTCGGTGGCAGGTTGCCAGATTTAGACACCGATATAAATATCAAGGCCCGCAATGTGATCAAAAATTGGAGTCAAATCATAAATATAGACTATCTTCCAGTTGTCCCATTGAGACCTAACGTGGATCCTTATTATTCTCATGTGATGAACCAACTGATGGTTGAGGATAAATCCATCGAGTTGGTCGAAAGCTTTGATAATTACTTAATAGCACTTCACCACGATATTAAGGAAAACAtaaaaaatgataaatatATTAAGATCGGTAAGAGCGCTGAAGATGGCCATGAGAACTTTGCCCAGAAATTCGTCCACTTCTAGAgactttttttcttcatcgatCAAAAATGTATATAATTTTTACATAGCAAAAAATTGGACCTTCGTCGTGTCATTTGTcaatataataaaaaaaacattcGGGGAGTTTCATATGTATTCTAAAACCTGTAATTATGATTTAAGTTTAATTGTCAGCTCTGTACGTGACACAATTGGCATTTCATACTAGTAAAAGACAAAATTGACTATTAACTTTTCGAaaaaatacagaaaatCGTCAAAGgtcgaaaaaaaaacaactaAAATCCAGAGAAAAaaacatttgaatatttccaaTGTAAAgctttttcatcaatttgCACTGTAGGGAGAGTAAGATATCATCTCgttatttgaaagaaaggtCGCGAAAGATCAGGCCGAATAAAAAGCTTTTGGACCCCCGActtcatttgaaaaatacactAACAATTTGGATTACAATTCTTTCAGTAACTAACGCCGCGTATAAGCAAAAGAAGTGTGAGACTTATTGCCATCAATCCAGATAAATCAACAGATAATCAATAAACAGAGGAACTTACTGACATGCACAGATCGAATAGTCAGAGGGCCAATTCACAGCGTCCATACTCTTTAAACAATCCGTTCAGAAACGCTTCGGTTGATTCCAGTATAAATCAATACGAAACAGACACAGATTTCCAGAATTGGGTTTCCCAAAACACAAAGCCTATGCCATATGCTACTGGCAGAAGAAATGATTCCAGTCTAAGTTTCACCGATTCTATCAATGAAACCcctgaagaagaagatcacAACACAGAAGATTATTTCATCGACCTAAACACTACTAAGGATGTACCAAGAACGTCTCGCGAAGCGATTAACCGTAACAAGTATGtataaaacaaaaaaaaaaagacaaacCAAATCAGCAATTGAGCCTGCCGTTATCTGCTGATACCACCCTATTACTACTACTAATTATACTACTAATAACTGTACCTCTATCATCTGATCTGCTCTGTTTCGTGTGAATATTCTCCGAGCCTAAATCCCAGTGCCTTTCTGCTTGTATTTTCCAAGAGCCGTCTAAACTTTAACTACTAATATTAGTACGTGCCATTTCCATTATATTTCCTTATCTAGTACTCGATCAAATGGCAATGTTACCCGCACTTCAATGTGCTGTCAGATCCGGAAATCGAAAAAAAGGGTTATGGATTCAAAAAGGATCTAGGTTATAATTAGCACCAGCAAATGGGCGATCTGCTTACTACTCGCAGATAGCATATTGGCTGTTTTGGTTAATATTCTGCTTGCCCAACGGCTGCTATTAATAGTCTAAGTAAGGAACCTTGGGATTACTTCGGGGCATCTTAAATAAGGGTGTTTCTGTCCAAAGTGTTGACTCAGATACACATACACATACACATAGGCGTACGCATATATATGTGAGTGCAGATAGCTTGTCTTTGTGCTGTGCGTTGTGTGTTGCTTTCCTTTGGCTGCTCTCGTTCAGTGATTTTTCCTTTGACAAACTAGTATTTCTACATATCTTTGTCAGTGAAAAATCTGAAACATTAATATGGCTTGGCATGGCAttccttcattttttcagGGTAAAATTGCAGAAACCGAAAGACAAACagaaaagataaaagaGATCAGTTAAAAGTTAAATGGGCTGCTAGACAGTAGTTTTAATCTTACCGTTTACACAATGCATTATACTAACAGtttattaatatttttttgattatttcttgttgtcGGTTCCTCTTGGTACGCATACTCACATTCATAGCCATCTTTTAGGTGAATAGCAGATTGTGATAACTGTATGCGTTCGAAGTCCGATAgtgaaatcaaaataaCATTTTTAATAGCACTATGTCTCCTGTTCCGCGCGCAAACTCAAACAACCCGTTCTTGAATGATTTGACTGAACAAGAGATAAATAAAGGTTCTGCGGTTTCCAGAACTCATTCCCAAAAACAAACTCAACCTCCACCAGCACCCCAGACCTCGAAGAACCATATGACCTCctctgaagaaaaagaagcattAAGAAGACGATACCTGCAAATTGACAACGAGGACATTGCTTCTCCTCCTCGTAGGAGCTCCCATAGAAATAACAGTGCAACTGGTGAGATGCCACCTTCATACGACGAAGTGGCGGGCTCTAAAGGTAGAAACGCTGGCTATCCAAAGGAGAAGTCATCCAGCGAGAGCCGTTCACGTCACGATAGGGAAAGAGAGCCTAGATATGGTGATAGAGAAAGAGACAGAGACAGAGAAAGAAGGCAACACCGTTCAGATTCTGGGAATGCGACCAGTTCGCGTCGTCATAGAAAATCTTCTGGGGGGAAAAAATCAAGTTCATCTCCTGAGAGGAAAACTAAAAGTAAAGGTCCATTACCTAAAAACGTTGATACCATTGATAAGTTAGATGTTACTGGGTTGTTTGGAGGTGCTTTCCATCATGACGGTCCTTTTGATGCGTGTACACCACACCGAAACAAGAATGCGAAGGCCGCTCCAGTGATGGCTTTCCCTGCAGATGGTCCAAATTCTAGTATTGCTGGCCCAACTGGGAACAAGTcctttatcaaagaagtGTTTGGCCATAACGATgttgatgacgatgacTATTTATATAAATCAAACGGTAAAGTCATTGTAAATTCGAGTTCATCCACAGTAGATGCAATCAAGCCAAATTCTAACAGTATTACACAATTCGATCCTAAGATGAAAACAGAATTGGTTCACGGACCTACCACGGCAGGTTTGGGTTCCACGACATTCTTAGATGGTGCCCCAGCTGCCACTGCTCTAGTTAGAGATGATGCTGGCCAAAAAGAATATGGCGgaatacaaagaaagaaatctCTTTCGCAAAGACTAAAAGTTGGTACAAGCAGAACCGATGATGTTAGACTAAGGAAAGTTTCCTCAGATTCAACACCAAATTCACCTTCGATGCTTGACCAAAGTGATAGTTTTGAAAGACCTCGTGCTGGTAATTTCAATGGcaatgacgatgacgaaTATTTCTTGGATGGTAACTCATCTGGTGTACGTTTTGAtcagaattcaaagaaagaatctaCAGGTAACAAACTATTAAGAAGGGTTAAGAGTTTGAAGGTTAGTAGGAAATAATTACTGTCTCCTTTTCTTCCCCTTTTAGCCATCGGTGTGTTTCCTTGAACCTTCATCTTTCCGGTTACAACATATTCCTATTGTCTAAGTTTTCACTGAAAAGAACTCAGTTTCTCGAGGAGTGTTGTTTACTTACTCTGCACTTTTTCTATACATATATGGATGAGCAGCCTTTCTCGATAATATTTAAATGTTTGCATATTCAATAAGTGATACCCCATGTTCAGAACTAAGAATCTTTATACATCGTTCACCGAATATAAAACTGCAAACTATCGTTCCAAATTTTTTACCATTTATAACATTTGTGGAATCTTTCATCTCCTCTGTAacattattcttttttatatGTCATTTCTTTTAGATTCATGCTAGTTATTAGTGCTAGATGTTTAGTTGAGCTTTGAAGCCTGATCGTGCTAGCACTTAAAATGCTCTGAGATTTTATGAATTAAGTTACGTATTAACAAGAGATATCTATGTACATTCgttttatttgtttttattCAACTGACTAGTATCAAATGGCCAATTTTATAAAGTGGCAAAGgctttggtttcaaatgCAGGTAATCTATTCTCTACCACTTTCCACTCAATAGATTCCCAAACGCTGTCCAAATACTGCTGCTTTCCGAATACACCGTAATCAGGCAACCAAGCCTTTGGGGATGCATCAATGGCAAGTAATGGGAAATATTTTGTTCCTGGGTACATTACGGCATCAACAGCAGACTCTACTTTGTCGGCCTTGAATCCTTCtgtctttttcttgatgcTTTCCTGTAGATGTTTGAACGATCCTGCTCTGTTGGAATTGAAAGGAGATCCGGCGTTGTATGTGTTTACAATGAATAATTGGTCAAACTTGATCGCTGATGGATCAGCAGTCTTGAATTGCCTTGCTACCAACCATGTGTAACCATCCCCCGATATAGCATTGTTAGAATTCAAAAGTAAAGACCTGAATTCAACGATAGAACCGAAAGATTGAACCAACGCCTGGTGCAACCTTTCGTTACCCATCGATAAAGGTTCGTTCCCGAAAGTTAGGGTCAACTCTGGtgtcttcaaaagttcagATCTGTTCGGTTTTTCAGTGGGTAGAGGTAAAGAAGAACCTTTGAGCGATGACATCGAGAACTTCAAATTGTATAGAAGAGATGCATAGTTGaaaatttgtttcttaGAAGAAATGTTGGCGTTTTCATGTATAATTGTCTCTAATGGCTTTTCATCGGTGTTGGCAGTGTAAGAATTCAACTTCTCGGTATAATACTCAGCTCTATCAAACCACGCTGATTGTAAACcttctttggaaaagaGTCCGGAAAGACCACgatctttgttcaaatgcTCAAAAGATGGCACAATGTATGACCTAAAAAAGGTTCTTTTCAACGTTGAGCTTCTTAGCATTTTCCTTAAAACCACTGGTTACTAGTGAAGGATATTAACTGCGCAATCAGATATAACGGTGCTTTTCGTTGCAGGTTTAACAAGGGCTTTATCGATCGCTCCAACgtttcaataatttttcaacttttgattttatcTCAAACTAGGCCGGAAGACCTTGACAACAaccaaaaataaaaaataatCAAATAGTTGAAGTCGTGGGAAACGATAGCTTTGGGGTAATGAAAAGTATGTGCAATccaatcacgtgattgtTGCTTTTCTCAAAAAGGTCGCCCAATAGTGAATGTTCCGAATGACTTCTCAGGGTTCTAGGCTGGTCCAGTTGGGCAACTTGTATGCCAGGTACcatcaagagaaagatattATGATGTCACTGGTAGCTAGACTGCAGAAATATATTTCTAGCGCAGGCTAATACTCACTATCTAAAAATTTATAGTTAATATTCGGTATATGCACTGCTGGCACGTTCTTGTTTGATTGCGGCCAGCGTAAGTGTCaagaatattcaaataatctGACGTTTTACGTAATAGGGATGCATAGATATCGCTTCTTGAGCTTTTTAAGGTAATTGGGACTTTGCAACTCTACACGTGTTGTTTTGAAATAAAGGCAAGGAACAGAACGCGTAATATATGTTTAGCATGTGAGAGTGTATTCTTTTATTGAATCTAAGAGTAGATTGTTTTCTATTTTGATTTTCGGTTCGCAATAAAATCCAGTATCCACTACACGTGTCGCTGTCAGTTTTAAAACACAAGTAAAAGACAAAGACGTGGTAAACAGTTTACAGATACATTATTGGCTGTCGATATAGTTCCTAAATCAATTACCATATAAATGAGACTTCGAAAGCTTTCATGAgaccaaattgaaatgtATTTAATGTGTAAAATAATTTGACGTCAGAATATGGTCCTGAAAAATACTCTGATGTCAAACGTAGCTCGAACATAGAATAAGAGCATATAAGCAGAAACTAATAGACAGAATTATTAGAACAAGTTATCAGTAATTTGATTTACCATGAACTCTAcctcctcttcttcagaggAAGCGTTGAGTTTTCTAAACGAAAACGTCCTTGGTGTCATGTTTGGTTATATGAAACATGTCGGGCAAGAGTGGAACGAAAAGATGAGAGAATCTCCAAAGGTTGTTGGGGCTAGTGTCGGTATTATCACACCACTAGTTGTTCTTCTTATGTTCAGCGAATCTCTCCGTTCCGTTGTACAATTCTGCTGGCAGTGCTTTTTCAAACCGTTTACGTCAGTGACAAGCAACAATAATCAGCAAGAAAACTTAGAACAATTCTATAAATCCCAAGCCAAACTCTACGATCGTACAAGGGGTGTTTTACTCCAAGGTCGTGAAACAAGCCTTAAATTATCTCTTTCTCACCTCTCTGAAAAGAAAGGTAATGTCTGGATTGATGTCGGGGGTGGGACTGGTTTCAATATCTCCCAAATGGCGCTTTTAACAAACTTGGATACAACGTTTGACAAAATTTACTTGATTGATCTCTCTCCATCGCTATGTGAGGTTGCAAGAAAACGTTGTAAAGAGCATGGATGGAAAAATGTGGAAGTGATCTGTGGAGATGCTTGCGATTTTGAAATACCAGAGGAATCAGCTCAGTTGATCACATTTTCTTATTCATTGAGCATGATACCAAGTTTCTATGCGGCCATTGATCACGCAGTATCTTTATTGGATGCTAAGAATGGTATCATTTCGTGTGTTGATTTTGGTGTCACTAATGAATCTATGCTAGTCGGAAGAACCAACACTTTGGGTGGTCTAGTTAACAGACATATACCTTGGCTATTCCGTACATTCTGGAGATTGTGGTTTGAATTCGACAAAGTGTTTTTGGATCCAGCTAGAAGAgaatatcttgaatataGATTCGGGAcaatcaaatcattgaatTGTTATAACTACAAGCTTGGTAAAATTCCCTACTACATTTGGTTGGGTTGCAATAAAGACCACGAACAACATCTTCAAGCTagatttgttgaacttgCACCAACATCTCCATACCTCGCACCTATAACCACGTCAGCTTCCTCTAACGCTCAGCCAATGACCAAAGCTATGATTGCAGCACTAGAAAATTCTAAAAAAGGTTTACCATATCCTTCTCTGTTCTATCAAAAGGAGCATTGGAGAGTGTACTATGATGAAGTGAACCCTGAGTACAGCCAATTTAAGAACAGTTATATATACGCATTCACATGGGAAGATCCTAGAGAAGATGTTAACATTCTTAATATTCAACCAGAAGATACCATTTTGGCTATTACCAGTGCTGGTGATAATATTTTGCACTATGCCACTTTGCCTAATCCACCGAAGAGAATTCATGGGGTGGATTTAAATCCATGTCAAGGACATTTGACAGAATTAAAATTAGCAGCGATTAGAAGCTTGAGTTTCACACAGTTGTGGCAAATGTTTGGTGAAGGTAAGATTGATAGATTCAACAATATTTTACTGAATAAATTGGCGCCATATCTTTCATCAAACGCATTTCAATACTGGTTCGAAAATGGAACGAAAACATTTGATCCTAATGGAGCCGGGTTGTATGACACTGGGTTCACAAAGTGGGCATTAAGACTTGCAAAATGGGTATTCAAAGTTGCAAATCTTACAGATGAAGTTAATATGCTATGCAAAGCTAAGACCCTAGAGGAGCAAAGATCTATTTGGGATAAAAAGATAAAGCCGGTCCTTTTCAACAGAGTAGTGGGTAAAATCCTCGTTGGAAACCCGTTATTTTTATGGAGTGCACTTGGAGTACCACGTAATCAAGCAAAAATGATGGGCTCTTCAACATTGCAATATATTATTGACACTTTGGACCCTGTTATTGataattctttgatttccgATGATAATTacttttattatttgacATTGAAGGGAAGATATTCGAGTAGAAGTTGTCCTGATTACCTAAAAGAGGGTGGATTCAAGTCTCTTTCTCGTGAAAGTCCTGAATCTCCTCTAGATAGAGTTAGACTTCATACTGACACGTTGAAGGATGTCTGTGAGCGTTTGTCGAAGAAAACAGTTTCGATTGCTATAATTATGGATCACATGGATTGGTTTGATCCACAAGGAACTGATGTTGACGAAGAAATTCAGGCTTTGTGGTTGGCCCTCAACTCTCGCGGTAGGGTATTATTGAGATCTGCCTCTAAAAGCCCATGGTATATCAAAAACTTCGAAAAGTTCGGCTTCAGTTGTAAAGCAGTAAGTGCAAGATACCCTGGAAAATGTATTGATAGAGTTAACATGTATGCCAGTACCTGGGTTTGTCAAAAAATCTCCACGGCATCTCAGAGCAACAACCGTAGATTAAGTTCTCTCGATTTGGAGAATAATTAAGGACCATAACAGGCAAACAATTTCATAAATAgaacttgaagatgagatgtaatataaatacaaatgttgaaaaaaaaaaaaaaaaaaaaagatacacaaatgaaatgaatgaaGTAATATGCTTATTTTGTCTCTTTGCACTGAGTTCGCTTTTTGCTTTCATCTTCAGTCTTTCCAACTTCCTTCAAAAATATGCTTAACAAATGCCATCTCGTCGTTGTCTTCTTTAGCGCCCATTGTTCTGATACCTGGTGAGAAAGAAGTAATCGGAAGTACCATGATGTCGTCCACTAGAATAGGCTCTgtcatcaatgaaaagaatccCCAGAACAATGAGGGTTTGTCGTTTTGTAAATTTTTAACAATGTCTTTATAGAATCTCATAGTTGTATCATGTTTGGATCCATGTTTGTTGATAACATTAAGattatcattgaaaattaaAATGTCATCATTCTTCTGGATAACGTTATTAAGATACTGGAAAATAACATCTGAAAAAATACCTGGACCAGTCCAGTTCATAATATCGGTACCATCTGTATTTTTGGcggttttcttttgttgatgtttgtaatttttgttgaacttctttTTATCCCTCATGTTGACATTATAATCATCTGCAATGTCTTTTAATACTTCAGCATCATCTAAAGGAATGCTGCTTTTAACATTTGCCACGCTCTCCAATGTTGTTGCGGTGATATTTGTGATCAATTCGCGCAATAATGGATGGCCAGATTTTGATTGTATTGTCCACTGACAGAATTGTATTCTCCTGGCGTACCACTCTGCCCAATCGCTTCTATCCGGATCAGCCTCGATACCAATGACAAAGCCAGGTTCTGAAGCTTCTAGCGTTTCAAGGTTGTCCAAGGAATTTCTATACCTTTGTGGATTCTTTAAACTAGAAAAGTAGGACTGAGAAGTCGATGGCCATGACGACAATGGCTTTAATGGGAACGTATCCATGTCAGAATATATACCACCTCTTGCATAAAGGATCAAGTATCTGAAAAAGTCTGCTTTAAGAATTGGAAGTGGCAAGGATTCAAAAGCCTTTATCACTTGTGGGACCCCACCATATAGCTGCTCTAGAAGTGGTATCATTTGATCATCTGTGATTAATTGGTATTGATATGGCGGTTCCTCGGATGCACTGAAATGTTTCCAATCATTCTGGCATTttgaaatggaagaaaCCTGTGACTTTGAACTGGGATCAATCTTCCAGGTCTGCCATACCTTTTTGGGGATGGGTACTCGAGAATCGTAGGGGAATTGACTAGCCAATTGAACTCGTAGATCCATCAAATGATCACCGTTATTGCTCGTACCTGCTAAGTCCAAgtttttcaagttcaagtGATCCACGCGAGCTGTACTGGGAAGCACCGTGCCAATGCTGTTATAGAAATGGTGATTCACTTTCGCAGTATTCCATTGcacagaaaacaataagTACAGTATCAGCACAATGACAATAATGTACCtcgttcttcttgaaatctttggtaACCCCATTGTGCCTGTAAAATTAAGAAAATGCCCACAAATTTAATGTTTTTGGGATGTTGTTTGTGAATCAAACGATTAATTCTCTCTATCGATCCCTAAGAACTTTTTATCattcaatgaagaaaaaaaca
Proteins encoded in this window:
- the SFB3 gene encoding Sfb3p (similar to uniprot|P38810 Saccharomyces cerevisiae YHR098C SFB3 Member of the Sec24p family forms a complex with Sec23p that is involved in sorting of Pma1p into COPII vesicles peripheral ER membrane protein potential Cdc28p substrate), producing the protein MMATVNGLADDVSNLNLNQTGEGSMQHETKKHRRPNRIYHNFEMAGPSFDRHSPSSSQQSTPLMQQSQIPYSTPLSNDNPYHQAGTSANGLGINGLSINTLTLSAPQPTTTHFVSAQRLESQQTMLRRTFMTSIDSVPPLSTTQYYAEDQGTADPRLMSLSMYNVPNDEHLRAATKLPVGVTVQPFAKLIPVDSIPIADATADSDGPMRCRRCRSYVNSRYQFTFDSKMICNLCHIKSNVPVKQVSPLGLNGLRADAYERPELLKGAVDFLVPSSYNISRENAPVPLHYVFLLDISAFANENKSSLAAIEGIRTSIEYMVENQPNCKVAIIAFDEWIRFFNIRADLEQTQEHIINDPKDIFLPINKGLFALPSEAMHVIQDVLVKLETYITDERFLHRSQSCYGSALEAAKLALEAATDNQGGKIIACLNTLPTTGRGNLSLMRDDGLKKHLRCEDEFYKKLAHDFLKSWIGIDLFVTSTAYIDLAITSYPVIATSGHLHHYSNFNINKDEFKFVNDILGSVKCTVGYQGMLKVRCSSGLSVYNYYSESVKNTDEDPVIPVLTRDQKFDVLFKYDDTLKVGEDICFQAALLYTDIDGVRKVRAINTNAAVNSNVIEVFKFINQDVVSSIMIKDVLATLEDCNFNEIRKNIDRKIIEIFTQYRALCGGSSGGQLILPDSLKTLPMYMLAFEKSELMKQNKSSSRGNERFYDYYKLLFYGASQLSYKLYPQIIPLHDSLNEDDLSFYDDKMQLLQFNNIETLSVRSSHRQLINGGCYLIFQGESCFLWMNENTNLMLIRDLLSYEGPINQLDIFGGRLPDLDTDINIKARNVIKNWSQIINIDYLPVVPLRPNVDPYYSHVMNQLMVEDKSIELVESFDNYLIALHHDIKENIKNDKYIKIGKSAEDGHENFAQKFVHF
- the MRP1 gene encoding mitochondrial 37S ribosomal protein mS43 (similar to uniprot|P10662 Saccharomyces cerevisiae YDR347W MRP1 Mitochondrial ribosomal protein of the small subunit MRP1 exhibits genetic interactions with PET122 encoding a COX3-specific translational activator and with PET123 encoding a small subunit mitochondrial ribosomal protein), translated to MLRSSTLKRTFFRSYIVPSFEHLNKDRGLSGLFSKEGLQSAWFDRAEYYTEKLNSYTANTDEKPLETIIHENANISSKKQIFNYASLLYNLKFSMSSLKGSSLPLPTEKPNRSELLKTPELTLTFGNEPLSMGNERLHQALVQSFGSIVEFRSLLLNSNNAISGDGYTWLVARQFKTADPSAIKFDQLFIVNTYNAGSPFNSNRAGSFKHLQESIKKKTEGFKADKVESAVDAVMYPGTKYFPLLAIDASPKAWLPDYGVFGKQQYLDSVWESIEWKVVENRLPAFETKAFATL
- a CDS encoding class I SAM-dependent methyltransferase (similar to gnl|GLV|DEHA0F25982g Debaryomyces hansenii DEHA0F25982g), which translates into the protein MFGYMKHVGQEWNEKMRESPKVVGASVGIITPLVVLLMFSESLRSVVQFCWQCFFKPFTSVTSNNNQQENLEQFYKSQAKLYDRTRGVLLQGRETSLKLSLSHLSEKKGNVWIDVGGGTGFNISQMALLTNLDTTFDKIYLIDLSPSLCEVARKRCKEHGWKNVEVICGDACDFEIPEESAQLITFSYSLSMIPSFYAAIDHAVSLLDAKNGIISCVDFGVTNESMLVGRTNTLGGLVNRHIPWLFRTFWRLWFEFDKVFLDPARREYLEYRFGTIKSLNCYNYKLGKIPYYIWLGCNKDHEQHLQARFVELAPTSPYLAPITTSASSNAQPMTKAMIAALENSKKGLPYPSLFYQKEHWRVYYDEVNPEYSQFKNSYIYAFTWEDPREDVNILNIQPEDTILAITSAGDNILHYATLPNPPKRIHGVDLNPCQGHLTELKLAAIRSLSFTQLWQMFGEGKIDRFNNILLNKLAPYLSSNAFQYWFENGTKTFDPNGAGLYDTGFTKWALRLAKWVFKVANLTDEVNMLCKAKTLEEQRSIWDKKIKPVLFNRVVGKILVGNPLFLWSALGVPRNQAKMMGSSTLQYIIDTLDPVIDNSLISDDNYFYYLTLKGRYSSRSCPDYLKEGGFKSLSRESPESPLDRVRLHTDTLKDVCERLSKKTVSIAIIMDHMDWFDPQGTDVDEEIQALWLALNSRGRVLLRSASKSPWYIKNFEKFGFSCKAVSARYPGKCIDRVNMYASTWVCQKISTASQSNNRRLSSLDLENN
- the OCH1 gene encoding initiation-specific alpha-1,6-mannosyltransferase (similar to uniprot|P31755 Saccharomyces cerevisiae YGL038C OCH1 Mannosyltransferase of the cis-Golgi apparatus initiates the polymannose outer chain elongation of N-linked oligosaccharides of glycoproteins), with amino-acid sequence MGLPKISRRTRYIIVIVLILYLLFSVQWNTAKVNHHFYNSIGTVLPSTARVDHLNLKNLDLAGTSNNGDHLMDLRVQLASQFPYDSRVPIPKKVWQTWKIDPSSKSQVSSISKCQNDWKHFSASEEPPYQYQLITDDQMIPLLEQLYGGVPQVIKAFESLPLPILKADFFRYLILYARGGIYSDMDTFPLKPLSSWPSTSQSYFSSLKNPQRYRNSLDNLETLEASEPGFVIGIEADPDRSDWAEWYARRIQFCQWTIQSKSGHPLLRELITNITATTLESVANVKSSIPLDDAEVLKDIADDYNVNMRDKKKFNKNYKHQQKKTAKNTDGTDIMNWTGPGIFSDVIFQYLNNVIQKNDDILIFNDNLNVINKHGSKHDTTMRFYKDIVKNLQNDKPSLFWGFFSLMTEPILVDDIMVLPITSFSPGIRTMGAKEDNDEMAFVKHIFEGSWKD
- a CDS encoding Pal1 family protein (similar to uniprot|Q66RD5 Saccharomyces cerevisiae YDR348C Protein of unknown function; green fluorescent protein (GFP)-fusion protein localizes to the cell periphery and bud neck; potential Cdc28p substrate); translated protein: MHRSNSQRANSQRPYSLNNPFRNASVDSSINQYETDTDFQNWVSQNTKPMPYATGRRNDSSLSFTDSINETPEEEDHNTEDYFIDLNTTKDVPRTSREAINRNNTMSPVPRANSNNPFLNDLTEQEINKGSAVSRTHSQKQTQPPPAPQTSKNHMTSSEEKEALRRRYLQIDNEDIASPPRRSSHRNNSATGEMPPSYDEVAGSKGRNAGYPKEKSSSESRSRHDREREPRYGDRERDRDRERRQHRSDSGNATSSRRHRKSSGGKKSSSSPERKTKSKGPLPKNVDTIDKLDVTGLFGGAFHHDGPFDACTPHRNKNAKAAPVMAFPADGPNSSIAGPTGNKSFIKEVFGHNDVDDDDYLYKSNGKVIVNSSSSTVDAIKPNSNSITQFDPKMKTELVHGPTTAGLGSTTFLDGAPAATALVRDDAGQKEYGGIQRKKSLSQRLKVGTSRTDDVRLRKVSSDSTPNSPSMLDQSDSFERPRAGNFNGNDDDEYFLDGNSSGVRFDQNSKKESTGNKLLRRVKSLKVSRK